The following coding sequences are from one Romeriopsis navalis LEGE 11480 window:
- a CDS encoding RNA polymerase sigma factor SigF produces MATQTNLRSRGMELLVAYHNNPSVSVRNKLVRMNAGLVRKIAHRISHQCAEPYEDLEQIGYLGLIRAIERFNPHQGCAFSSFAVPYIRGEMLHFLRDRSGTVKIPRRWQQLNKEGQRVRESLCELLNRPPNDNEIAAELGVSVQEWRDSKLAAKNRLPLSLDATVCQQLDSPMTLGDTIPDARHLELMNLEEDRQQLQKALNQLEDKTRQAIEYVFLHDLSRKEVAEKIGVSPMTVTRRIHRGVQQMVTVLKPQLLQTDP; encoded by the coding sequence AATGGAACTGCTGGTTGCATACCATAACAACCCTTCAGTATCCGTCCGCAACAAGCTCGTCCGAATGAATGCTGGTCTGGTTCGCAAGATTGCCCATCGTATCAGTCACCAATGTGCTGAGCCGTACGAAGATCTCGAACAAATTGGTTACCTCGGTTTGATTCGCGCCATCGAGCGGTTTAATCCCCATCAAGGATGTGCCTTCAGCTCCTTTGCTGTGCCTTACATCCGCGGTGAGATGCTGCACTTCCTGCGCGATCGTTCCGGTACGGTTAAGATTCCCCGTCGCTGGCAACAACTCAACAAAGAAGGTCAACGGGTTCGCGAAAGCCTTTGCGAATTGCTCAACCGACCACCGAATGATAATGAAATTGCCGCGGAACTCGGCGTAAGCGTTCAAGAATGGCGCGATAGCAAATTAGCTGCCAAAAATCGCCTGCCCTTGAGTCTCGATGCCACCGTATGCCAACAGCTTGACTCGCCCATGACCCTCGGTGATACCATCCCCGATGCGCGTCATCTAGAGTTGATGAATCTGGAAGAAGATCGTCAGCAACTGCAAAAAGCCTTGAATCAACTCGAAGACAAAACGCGTCAAGCGATCGAATATGTCTTTCTGCATGACCTTTCCCGGAAGGAAGTCGCAGAAAAAATTGGCGTCAGTCCAATGACCGTTACCCGTCGCATTCACCGTGGCGTTCAGCAAATGGTAACTGTCCTGAAACCCCAACTGCTTCAAACTGACCCTTAA